One window of Etheostoma spectabile isolate EspeVRDwgs_2016 chromosome 6, UIUC_Espe_1.0, whole genome shotgun sequence genomic DNA carries:
- the LOC116691279 gene encoding tumor necrosis factor receptor superfamily member 5 isoform X1, translating to MTCTKSSKDGTCCDRCAAGEYMKAECDSSKATECAKCDCGFYTATKNNLHRCLACKECISKKHQRKVKDCTNQENTVCECVAGFYCNNEQCDYCLQVSHCPPGEGVKVPATRMNDTICHPCGDKTYSNVTDFLSPCKTHTRCEDFGRLLNTPGTQTTDAICGNFKSHFPWILPAGLWSGLVLTALVLFGLVCWRAKRKSNKAAGSNVPVTLVERLPATPITSLDLPLPFTELNGHCQENCIVECYKLPLFNTDYLPQVSGVTQDNMDSFLPTTPLKPSVSFAESSHTNGSAGYCTSNFLRSYSEPQEDEWCGT from the exons ATGACCTGCACAAAGAGTAGTAAAGATGGGACATGCTGTGATCGCTGTGCTGCAG GAGAGTACATGAAAGCTGAGTGTGACAGCTCAAAGGCGACTGAGTGTGCCAAATGTGATTGTGGATTCTACACAGCCACAAAAAATAACTTGCATAGATGTCTGGCCTGCAAGGAGTGCATTTCCA AAAAACACCAGAGGAAAGTAAAGGACTGTACAAATCAGGAGAacacagtgtgtgagtgtgtggctgGTTTCTACTGTAACAATGAGCAATGTGACTACTGCCTGCAAGTGTCCCACTGCCCTCCTGGTGAAGGGGTCAAGGTTCCAG CCACTCGCATGAATGACACAATCTGTCATCCGTGTGGAGACAAGACCTACAGCAACGTAACAGATTTCCTCTCGccctgtaaaacacacaccag aTGTGAGGACTTCGGAAGACTATTGAATACTCCAGGAACCCAAACAACTGATGCCATCTGCGGCAACTTTAAATCTC ATTTTCCCTGGATATTACCCGCAGGCTTGTGGTCAGGACTCGTGTTGACTGCACTCGTCCTTTTTGGTCTTGTCTGCTGGAGGGCAAAACGCAAGTCAAACAAAGCAG CCGGCTCCAATGTTCCCGTTACTCTGGTTGAAAGGCTTCCAGCCACACCGATCACTTCGCTGGATCTGCCTTTACCGTTCACAGAGCTGAATGGTCACTGCCAAGAGAACTGCATCGTGGAGTGCTACAAGTTGCCGCTTTTTAACACAG ATTATCTTCCTCAGGTCAGTGGCGTCACACAAGACAACATGGACAGCTTCCTTCCTACAACTCCACTGAAGCCTTCGGTTTCATTCGCTGAATCCAGCCACACCAATGGAAGTGCCGGATACTGCACCAGCAACTTCCTCAGGAGCTACTCGGAGCCACAGGAGGACGAGTGGTGTGGGACATAA
- the ptpn6 gene encoding tyrosine-protein phosphatase non-receptor type 6 isoform X3, with protein MSFRWFHRDITGLQAEEMLKTRGIHGSFLARPSKKNVGDFSLSVRVGELVTHIRIQNTGDFYDLYGGEKFATLSELVEYYTAENGILQDKDGTVIELKYPLNSSDPTTERWYHGHLSGPNAEKLLGARDESGTFLVRESLSKPGDFVLSVLTDEMSKTGKKRVSHIKIMCQNDRYTVGGSEMFDTLTDLVDFYKRKGIEEISGNWVYLKQPYYSTRVNAADIDSRVQLLDQTTQQQQDGDGEKSKAGFWEEFDALQKFEAKVKKSREEGQRPENKSKNRYKNILPFNDTRVILQDTDPDVVGSDYINANYVRNTLWESGDQKVYIATQGCLATTVNDFWQMVWQENTRVIVMTTREVEKGRNKCVPYWPDPQSSKEVGPYVVTFQSEREAADYKIRVLEIAPVNKPKLSRTIWHYQYLSWPDHGVPQEPGAVLSFLSQVNNKQAECPDAGPMIIHCSAGIGRTGTIVVIDMILETIDAIGLDCDLDIPKYIQMVREQRSGMVQTEAQYKFIYLSVSEYIQTTKAKDSASMETETEYGNLTLKHPPASRKASK; from the exons ATGTCTTTTAG GTGGTTCCACAGAGACATCACAGGCCTGCAGGCCGAGGAAATGCTGAAGACTCGAGGCATTCATGGCAGCTTTTTGGCTCGTCCCAGCAAGAAAAACGTTGGAGATTTCTCCCTGTCTGTCAG GGTGGGCGAGCTTGTGACCCACATCCGGATCCAAAACACAGGAGACTTCTATGACCTGTATGGCGGGGAGAAGTTTGCCACCCTGTCAGAGCTGGTGGAGTACTACACGGCTGAGAACGGCATCCTGCAGGACAAGGACGGCACCGTCATCGAGCTGAAATACCCCCTCAACAGCTCAGACCCCACCACTGAGAG GTGGTATCACGGTCACCTGTCTGGgcccaatgcagagaagctgcTCGGTGCACGAGATGAGTCGGGGACCTTCCTGGTCAGAGAGTCACTGTCCAAACCAGGGGACTTTGTCCTGTCGGTTCTGACGGACGAGATGAGCAAAACTGGAAAAAAGAGGGTCTCCCACATCAAGATAATGTGTCAG aatGACAGGTACACAGTGGGAGGTTCAGAGATGTTTGACACACTGACAGACCTCGTGGACTTCTACAAACGCAAAGGCATCGAGGAGATCTCTGGGAACTGGGTGTATCTCAAACAG CCGTACTACTCCACCAGAGTGAATGCAGCAGATATCGACAGCAGAGTGCAGCTGCTGGATCAGACCACACAGCAACAGCAGGACGGCGACGGAGAGAAGAGCAAGGCCGGCTTCTGGGAAGAGTTTGAT GCTCTTCAAAAGTTTGAGGCGAAGGTGAAAAAAAGCCGAGAGGAAGGCCAGAGGCCTGaaaataagagcaaaaacagaTACAAGAATATTCTTCCTT TCAATGACACCAGGGTCATCCTGCAGGACACTGATCCTGACGTTGTGGGTTCAGATTACATCAACGCCAACTACGTGAGA aACACCCTGTGGGAGTCTGGAGATCAGAAAGTTTATATCGCAACCCAGGGGTGCCTAGCAACAACTGTCAACGATTTCTGGCAGATGGTATGGCAGGAGAACACAAGGGTGATCGTCATGACAACAAGAGAGGTCGAAAAAGGGCGG AATAAATGTGTGCCATACTGGCCCGACCCTCAGAGCTCCAAGGAGGTGGGTCCGTACGTGGTGACATTTCAATCAGAGAGGGAAGCTGCTGATTACAAAATCAGAGTTTTGGAGATCGCTCCTGTGAACAAG CCAAAACTGTCTCGAACCATCTGGCACTACCAGTACTTGAGCTGGCCTGACCACGGCGTCCCTCAGGAGCCAGGCGCTGTCCTCAGCTTCCTCAGTCAAGTGAACAATAAACAGGCGGAGTGTCCTGACGCTGGACCCATGATTATCCACTGCAG TGCTGGAATTGGTCGAACAGGCACGATTGTGGTGATCGACATGATCCTCGAGACCATTGACGctatag GTCTGGACTGTGATCTTGACATCCCGAAATACATCCAGATGGTGCGTGAACAGCGCTCTGGCATGGTGCAGACAGAGGCCCAGTACAAATTCATCTACCTGTCTGTGTCTGAGTACATACAGACCACCAAGGCCAAAGACAGTGCCTCCATG GAAACCGAGACAGAGTATGGAAATCTAACACTTAAACACCCACCAGCGAGCAGGAAGGCCTCAAAGTga
- the ptpn6 gene encoding tyrosine-protein phosphatase non-receptor type 6 isoform X2: MVRWFHRDITGLQAEEMLKTRGIHGSFLARPSKKNVGDFSLSVRVGELVTHIRIQNTGDFYDLYGGEKFATLSELVEYYTAENGILQDKDGTVIELKYPLNSSDPTTERWYHGHLSGPNAEKLLGARDESGTFLVRESLSKPGDFVLSVLTDEMSKTGKKRVSHIKIMCQNDRYTVGGSEMFDTLTDLVDFYKRKGIEEISGNWVYLKQPYYSTRVNAADIDSRVQLLDQTTQQQQDGDGEKSKAGFWEEFDALQKFEAKVKKSREEGQRPENKSKNRYKNILPFNDTRVILQDTDPDVVGSDYINANYVRNTLWESGDQKVYIATQGCLATTVNDFWQMVWQENTRVIVMTTREVEKGRNKCVPYWPDPQSSKEVGPYVVTFQSEREAADYKIRVLEIAPVNKPKLSRTIWHYQYLSWPDHGVPQEPGAVLSFLSQVNNKQAECPDAGPMIIHCSAGIGRTGTIVVIDMILETIDAIGLDCDLDIPKYIQMVREQRSGMVQTEAQYKFIYLSVSEYIQTTKAKDSASMETETEYGNLTLKHPPASRKASKNKEDVYENLSKGKKDVKKPNSDKKSGSVRKR, translated from the exons ATGGTTCG GTGGTTCCACAGAGACATCACAGGCCTGCAGGCCGAGGAAATGCTGAAGACTCGAGGCATTCATGGCAGCTTTTTGGCTCGTCCCAGCAAGAAAAACGTTGGAGATTTCTCCCTGTCTGTCAG GGTGGGCGAGCTTGTGACCCACATCCGGATCCAAAACACAGGAGACTTCTATGACCTGTATGGCGGGGAGAAGTTTGCCACCCTGTCAGAGCTGGTGGAGTACTACACGGCTGAGAACGGCATCCTGCAGGACAAGGACGGCACCGTCATCGAGCTGAAATACCCCCTCAACAGCTCAGACCCCACCACTGAGAG GTGGTATCACGGTCACCTGTCTGGgcccaatgcagagaagctgcTCGGTGCACGAGATGAGTCGGGGACCTTCCTGGTCAGAGAGTCACTGTCCAAACCAGGGGACTTTGTCCTGTCGGTTCTGACGGACGAGATGAGCAAAACTGGAAAAAAGAGGGTCTCCCACATCAAGATAATGTGTCAG aatGACAGGTACACAGTGGGAGGTTCAGAGATGTTTGACACACTGACAGACCTCGTGGACTTCTACAAACGCAAAGGCATCGAGGAGATCTCTGGGAACTGGGTGTATCTCAAACAG CCGTACTACTCCACCAGAGTGAATGCAGCAGATATCGACAGCAGAGTGCAGCTGCTGGATCAGACCACACAGCAACAGCAGGACGGCGACGGAGAGAAGAGCAAGGCCGGCTTCTGGGAAGAGTTTGAT GCTCTTCAAAAGTTTGAGGCGAAGGTGAAAAAAAGCCGAGAGGAAGGCCAGAGGCCTGaaaataagagcaaaaacagaTACAAGAATATTCTTCCTT TCAATGACACCAGGGTCATCCTGCAGGACACTGATCCTGACGTTGTGGGTTCAGATTACATCAACGCCAACTACGTGAGA aACACCCTGTGGGAGTCTGGAGATCAGAAAGTTTATATCGCAACCCAGGGGTGCCTAGCAACAACTGTCAACGATTTCTGGCAGATGGTATGGCAGGAGAACACAAGGGTGATCGTCATGACAACAAGAGAGGTCGAAAAAGGGCGG AATAAATGTGTGCCATACTGGCCCGACCCTCAGAGCTCCAAGGAGGTGGGTCCGTACGTGGTGACATTTCAATCAGAGAGGGAAGCTGCTGATTACAAAATCAGAGTTTTGGAGATCGCTCCTGTGAACAAG CCAAAACTGTCTCGAACCATCTGGCACTACCAGTACTTGAGCTGGCCTGACCACGGCGTCCCTCAGGAGCCAGGCGCTGTCCTCAGCTTCCTCAGTCAAGTGAACAATAAACAGGCGGAGTGTCCTGACGCTGGACCCATGATTATCCACTGCAG TGCTGGAATTGGTCGAACAGGCACGATTGTGGTGATCGACATGATCCTCGAGACCATTGACGctatag GTCTGGACTGTGATCTTGACATCCCGAAATACATCCAGATGGTGCGTGAACAGCGCTCTGGCATGGTGCAGACAGAGGCCCAGTACAAATTCATCTACCTGTCTGTGTCTGAGTACATACAGACCACCAAGGCCAAAGACAGTGCCTCCATG GAAACCGAGACAGAGTATGGAAATCTAACACTTAAACACCCACCAGCGAGCAGGAAGGCCTCAAA AAACAAGGAGGACGTTTACGAGAATCTgtcaaaaggaaagaaagatgtGAAGAAGCCAAACTCAGACAAGAAAAGCGGCTCTGTGAGGAAAAGATAG
- the LOC116691279 gene encoding tumor necrosis factor receptor superfamily member 5 isoform X2, producing the protein MTCTKSSKDGTCCDRCAAGEYMKAECDSSKATECAKCDCGFYTATKNNLHRCLACKECISKKHQRKVKDCTNQENTVCECVAGFYCNNEQCDYCLQVSHCPPGEGVKVPATRMNDTICHPCGDKTYSNVTDFLSPCKTHTRCEDFGRLLNTPGTQTTDAICGNFKSLDFPWILPAGLWSGLVLTALVLFGLVCWRAKRKSNKAAGSNVPVTLVERLPATPITSLDLPLPFTELNGHCQENCIVECYKLPLFNTDILTVEIWQKIREI; encoded by the exons ATGACCTGCACAAAGAGTAGTAAAGATGGGACATGCTGTGATCGCTGTGCTGCAG GAGAGTACATGAAAGCTGAGTGTGACAGCTCAAAGGCGACTGAGTGTGCCAAATGTGATTGTGGATTCTACACAGCCACAAAAAATAACTTGCATAGATGTCTGGCCTGCAAGGAGTGCATTTCCA AAAAACACCAGAGGAAAGTAAAGGACTGTACAAATCAGGAGAacacagtgtgtgagtgtgtggctgGTTTCTACTGTAACAATGAGCAATGTGACTACTGCCTGCAAGTGTCCCACTGCCCTCCTGGTGAAGGGGTCAAGGTTCCAG CCACTCGCATGAATGACACAATCTGTCATCCGTGTGGAGACAAGACCTACAGCAACGTAACAGATTTCCTCTCGccctgtaaaacacacaccag aTGTGAGGACTTCGGAAGACTATTGAATACTCCAGGAACCCAAACAACTGATGCCATCTGCGGCAACTTTAAATCTC TAGATTTTCCCTGGATATTACCCGCAGGCTTGTGGTCAGGACTCGTGTTGACTGCACTCGTCCTTTTTGGTCTTGTCTGCTGGAGGGCAAAACGCAAGTCAAACAAAGCAG CCGGCTCCAATGTTCCCGTTACTCTGGTTGAAAGGCTTCCAGCCACACCGATCACTTCGCTGGATCTGCCTTTACCGTTCACAGAGCTGAATGGTCACTGCCAAGAGAACTGCATCGTGGAGTGCTACAAGTTGCCGCTTTTTAACACAG aTATTTTGACAGTAGAGATATGGCAGAAAATAAGAGAGATATGA
- the ptpn6 gene encoding tyrosine-protein phosphatase non-receptor type 6 isoform X1 — translation MSFRWFHRDITGLQAEEMLKTRGIHGSFLARPSKKNVGDFSLSVRVGELVTHIRIQNTGDFYDLYGGEKFATLSELVEYYTAENGILQDKDGTVIELKYPLNSSDPTTERWYHGHLSGPNAEKLLGARDESGTFLVRESLSKPGDFVLSVLTDEMSKTGKKRVSHIKIMCQNDRYTVGGSEMFDTLTDLVDFYKRKGIEEISGNWVYLKQPYYSTRVNAADIDSRVQLLDQTTQQQQDGDGEKSKAGFWEEFDALQKFEAKVKKSREEGQRPENKSKNRYKNILPFNDTRVILQDTDPDVVGSDYINANYVRNTLWESGDQKVYIATQGCLATTVNDFWQMVWQENTRVIVMTTREVEKGRNKCVPYWPDPQSSKEVGPYVVTFQSEREAADYKIRVLEIAPVNKPKLSRTIWHYQYLSWPDHGVPQEPGAVLSFLSQVNNKQAECPDAGPMIIHCSAGIGRTGTIVVIDMILETIDAIGLDCDLDIPKYIQMVREQRSGMVQTEAQYKFIYLSVSEYIQTTKAKDSASMETETEYGNLTLKHPPASRKASKNKEDVYENLSKGKKDVKKPNSDKKSGSVRKR, via the exons ATGTCTTTTAG GTGGTTCCACAGAGACATCACAGGCCTGCAGGCCGAGGAAATGCTGAAGACTCGAGGCATTCATGGCAGCTTTTTGGCTCGTCCCAGCAAGAAAAACGTTGGAGATTTCTCCCTGTCTGTCAG GGTGGGCGAGCTTGTGACCCACATCCGGATCCAAAACACAGGAGACTTCTATGACCTGTATGGCGGGGAGAAGTTTGCCACCCTGTCAGAGCTGGTGGAGTACTACACGGCTGAGAACGGCATCCTGCAGGACAAGGACGGCACCGTCATCGAGCTGAAATACCCCCTCAACAGCTCAGACCCCACCACTGAGAG GTGGTATCACGGTCACCTGTCTGGgcccaatgcagagaagctgcTCGGTGCACGAGATGAGTCGGGGACCTTCCTGGTCAGAGAGTCACTGTCCAAACCAGGGGACTTTGTCCTGTCGGTTCTGACGGACGAGATGAGCAAAACTGGAAAAAAGAGGGTCTCCCACATCAAGATAATGTGTCAG aatGACAGGTACACAGTGGGAGGTTCAGAGATGTTTGACACACTGACAGACCTCGTGGACTTCTACAAACGCAAAGGCATCGAGGAGATCTCTGGGAACTGGGTGTATCTCAAACAG CCGTACTACTCCACCAGAGTGAATGCAGCAGATATCGACAGCAGAGTGCAGCTGCTGGATCAGACCACACAGCAACAGCAGGACGGCGACGGAGAGAAGAGCAAGGCCGGCTTCTGGGAAGAGTTTGAT GCTCTTCAAAAGTTTGAGGCGAAGGTGAAAAAAAGCCGAGAGGAAGGCCAGAGGCCTGaaaataagagcaaaaacagaTACAAGAATATTCTTCCTT TCAATGACACCAGGGTCATCCTGCAGGACACTGATCCTGACGTTGTGGGTTCAGATTACATCAACGCCAACTACGTGAGA aACACCCTGTGGGAGTCTGGAGATCAGAAAGTTTATATCGCAACCCAGGGGTGCCTAGCAACAACTGTCAACGATTTCTGGCAGATGGTATGGCAGGAGAACACAAGGGTGATCGTCATGACAACAAGAGAGGTCGAAAAAGGGCGG AATAAATGTGTGCCATACTGGCCCGACCCTCAGAGCTCCAAGGAGGTGGGTCCGTACGTGGTGACATTTCAATCAGAGAGGGAAGCTGCTGATTACAAAATCAGAGTTTTGGAGATCGCTCCTGTGAACAAG CCAAAACTGTCTCGAACCATCTGGCACTACCAGTACTTGAGCTGGCCTGACCACGGCGTCCCTCAGGAGCCAGGCGCTGTCCTCAGCTTCCTCAGTCAAGTGAACAATAAACAGGCGGAGTGTCCTGACGCTGGACCCATGATTATCCACTGCAG TGCTGGAATTGGTCGAACAGGCACGATTGTGGTGATCGACATGATCCTCGAGACCATTGACGctatag GTCTGGACTGTGATCTTGACATCCCGAAATACATCCAGATGGTGCGTGAACAGCGCTCTGGCATGGTGCAGACAGAGGCCCAGTACAAATTCATCTACCTGTCTGTGTCTGAGTACATACAGACCACCAAGGCCAAAGACAGTGCCTCCATG GAAACCGAGACAGAGTATGGAAATCTAACACTTAAACACCCACCAGCGAGCAGGAAGGCCTCAAA AAACAAGGAGGACGTTTACGAGAATCTgtcaaaaggaaagaaagatgtGAAGAAGCCAAACTCAGACAAGAAAAGCGGCTCTGTGAGGAAAAGATAG
- the rbp5 gene encoding retinol-binding protein 5, translating into MSKPNYSGTFHMVDQVNMDAYLAALDINFALRKIVCLLKPSKEISHEVATGAMKIRTLTTFKNFNMDFTIGEEFTEDLRPVDGRTCQTTVSWEGDNLVCVQRGEKDGRGWTHWLEGDKLHLEMRVQGIVAKQVFKKAD; encoded by the exons ATGTCTAAACCTAATTACTCCGGCACGTTTCATATGGTGGATCAGGTTAATATGGACGCCTACCTCGCAGCTTTAG ATATTAATTTTGCCCTGAGGaagattgtgtgtctgttgaagCCCTCCAAAGAGATCAGCCATGAAGTGGCCACAGGGGCCATGAAGATCCGCACTCTCACCACCTTCAAGAACTTCAACATGGATTTCACTATCGGAGAAGAATTCACTGAAGACCTGAGACCAGTGGACGGTCGTACCTGTCAG ACTACAGTGAGCTGGGAAGGAGATAACCTGGTTTGTGTGCAGCGAGGAGAGAAAGATGGACGAGGCTGGACACACTGGCTGGAGGGTGACAAGCTGCATTTG GAGATGAGAGTTCAAGGTATCGTTGCCAAGCAAGTCTTCAAGAAGGCTGATTGA